TCAAAGGAACATCGGACCAGATTCCGTCATTCAATTCGGACACGTTCTCGTACAACATCAAGACCGGCGACACGACCATGACGAATCTGGTCGCCAAGGGTCTAGAGTTTCCCGCGGGAGACTCCAGTACGTCTGAACAGGGTTATTCCAAGATGGACGTAGACAAAGCTCCCGAAGTCGCTATGGTGGGTGGAAAGCTCGCTTCAATTCGCGGCGGAGTCGACATCAAGCTCCGCGGCGAGAAACCCGAACAAGAATCCCTGTGGATGCAGGCGCAAAGCTTCGCCTTCCATTATGTTTCTCCCGATGCGCCTTCTCCCGATCGCGTCGTCCTGGAGAAAGATGTCAAGGTAAAAGGTCCCGCTGGCAATATCCTGTCCGATAGGGCCGATTTGAATCTGTCCAAGAATTTGGTGACGTTCTCTGGCAATGTGTCTGGCAACACGTCAGACATAAGTCAGATCAAGGCGCAAGAGTTGGACTACGACCTCAAGACGGGGAATATCTCGATGAGGAGTTTTCGCGCCGACGAACTCAATCCGCATGCCAATGAGAAAGCCGACCGCGAGCAATAACATTTCCGGGGAGCATTACGGTGTCCGAACCTATCGCCTCTTTGATGAACGCCATTGGACTGGTCAAGCAGTTCAAGCGCCGGTCCGTCGTCAACAACGTTTCCATCGAACTGAATCCCGGCGAAGTCGTCGGCCTCCTGGGCCCCAACGGAGCGGGCAAGACAACTACGTTTCGCATGATTGTCGGCATGCTTCGGCCCACGCGCGGCACAATCTGGTTCTGCGGCAAAGACGTAACCAAGTTCCCCATGTATAAACGCGCTCGCGCTGGAATGGCCTACCTGCCCCAAGAACCCTCGGTCTTTCGAAAACTGACCGTGCGGCAAAACATACTGGCCGTGCTCGAACATCAAAAGCTCAAAAGCGCCGAACGAAAGCAACGCGCCGAAGAGCTCATGACCGACCTCAGCATACTTCACCTCGCCGACAGCCCCGCCTACACCTTGTCTGGCGGTGAACGGCGTCGCACCGAGATATGCCGCGCGCTGGCAACGCGACCCAAAGCGTTCCTGCTCGACGAACCCTTCGCAGGCATCGACCCCATCGCCGTGGCCGATCTGCAAGACATCGTATCCGCGCTGAAAAACATCGGCATCGGTGTGCTCATCACCGACCACAACGTCCGCGAGACCCTCGAAATCACCGACCGCGCCTACATCATCAGCGAAGGCCAAATCTCCGTCGCCGGTACGTCGCAGGAAATCGCCAACGATCCCATTGCGCGTCGTACCTACCTCGGCGACCGCTTCCGCATGGACTTCGAATAGACCGTCTTATCCATGCTGGTCCGTGCCGGTTCGTGCCGGCCCATGCCGGTCCGTGTTCGTCCGTGTTCGTCCGTGTTGGTTCGTGTCAGTCCGTGTTCGTCCGTGCTTTTACATTCTTTTTACATCCCCCTCACCCCGTTCTCACCACGTCATTGCTCTCTACGCCTATCCTGGCTCCAACAACCGCTCACATCCACTTCGGCTTCTCGACCGGTTAGTGGTATCGTGGGTACAAGGAGGCCACCATGACTCCCATGACTCGAACCGCACTGCGGCACTTCTCCAGGGCCATACTCGCCTTACTTCTCCTGGGCGCAATTGCGTGGGCCGAATCCGTCGATGTCGCGCTCGAAATCGCCAACCCAGTCTTGCTGAAGAATCAGAAGACAACCACCTACCTTCGCCTGTCCATGACCGGCAAGGAACCCGCCGACGCCGAACATCGTGCGCCCGTGAATGTTGCGTTTGTGATCGACAAATCGGGTTCAATGCAGGGCGAGAAGATCGCTCGCGCTAAAGAGGCTATCCGCATGGCCATCGAAAAGCTCCGCAGTGACGATATTGTCTCTGTCGTCGCGTACGACACGAATGTGCGCGTACTGGTGCCCGCAACAAAACTCACTGACAAGCAGCCGGTCTACAGCGCCGTTGCGCAGCTCAACGCGGATGGGTCCACGGCGCTCTTCGCGGGTGTAAGCAAAGGCGCAACGGAACTCCGCAAGTTTCTCGACAAGGACCGCGTCAACCGCATTGTTCTTCTGTCCGACGGAATCGCCAACGTGGGGCCGAGTTCGCCCGGCGACCTCGCCGAACTCGGCACTTCACTGGGACGCGAAGGCATCGCCGTAACCACCATTGGCCTGGGTCTCGACTACAACGAAGACCTCATGACAAAGCTTGCGCAATCGAGCGATGGCAACCACATGTTCGCGGAAAACGCCGCCGACCTGGAACAAACATTCATGCGCGAATTCGGCGACGTGCTGACCGTCGTCGCGCAAGAGGTGAAAGTGGAAATAAACTGCGCGGATGGCGTGCGGCCCGTCCGCATGCTGGGGCGCGAGGCGGACATCGCCGGACAGAAAGTCACGCTTACGTTGAACCAGCTATACGGCGGGCAGACCAAGTACGCCATCGTGGAGGTCGAAGTTCCGGTGAACTTTGCGGCAGATAGTCCAGGTACCGTAAGCGACATTGCGGGCGCGCTCGTCAAGTACAGAGACATAGAAGGTCAGTCGCCCCATTCGTTTACGCGCATGGTAAGTACAAGATTCACGGACTCCTCCGAAGAAGTCGAAAAGAACGTCAACACCGATGTGATGACCGCCGCAATTTATCAAATCGGCGTCGAACGAAATATCATGGCTATGCAACTCCGCGATGAAGGCAAGGTCGAGGAAGCACGCCAGGCCCTTTTCAGCAATGTCTACTACCTGGAACAGAACGCCGACCTGTATGGAGATGCGAAACTGAAGGAAGAGGCCGCACGAAACAGTTCGAATGCTGCAAATGTGGCGACGCCGTTCTGGGGGCTCGAGCGCAAGAAAATGAAGGCCGATCAGTATCAAAGCATCAATCAGCAGAAGGCCCGGTAATCCAAGCGAGGGGTTGTGAAACCGAAATTGGCCGTCATTTACTTCCTGATTATTGTCGCTCCGCTTGCCGCAGTGACGTGGCTGGGGATCGTTGTGTCGCGCAACGAGACCGCGATGGTCCGTGTACGGTTCAATGAACTGATGGCCGGGCGTCTAAACGATATTGCGGCGCAAATCTCCGCGCTGCTTGAACAGAGAGAGCGTGAACTAATGGCGCAGTGGCCGACAGACGCTTTAACGGCCGAGTTGCTGCGTGAGCGGGCACGCTCCTCCGGAATCGTACGGCAGTACTTTGTGCTCGATCCGCGGGGGACGCTGCTGTATCCGTCCCCTGCTGAAACACTGACCAAGGACGAGCAGGACTTTCTCACGCGCACGCGCACCATCTGGGAGCGCTCGGAAATCCCAGGGCCTGAGACAGAAACACAGGCACAGAGCACCGCCGTCCAGCAGGACAGTGTTAATCCGATTACGCAATTCAAGAAGGCCGCGCCTCCTCCTGTCACGATAAAGGGTTGGCACTCGGGTTATTGGGGCAGCGGAATCCAGTTGCTATTCTGGTGGCGGGAAGAGTCGGGCCGACTCGTTGGCGCAGAACTCAACGAAGTTCGACTCATGGCCGACATTGTGGGATTGCTCCCGGAGGCGTCGGCATTGCCGGATGCTAGAATCGAGTTGAACGACTCGCAAGATGCAGTCGTCTATCAATGGGGAGACTATCTAGGCACCGAAGGAAATCGCGCGCCCGTGCAACTCGCGCTTGCTCCACCCCTGGGCTCATGGCATCTGAGCTACATAGTCCCCGACGATAGCCAAGGGGCTCCTCTGTGGTTTGGCATGGCATCGGGCATCGCAACATTGGCCCTGGCGTGCGCAGGATTGGCGGTCTATTTCTACCGCGAAAACACGCGCGCCCTCCGCGAAGCGCAGCAACGCGTAACCTTCGTCAACCAAGTCTCTCACGAATTAAAGACACCCCTCACGAATATCCGGATGTACGCCGAAGTCCTGCAAGAAGATCTGTCGGAAACCGATGAGCGCATCCGCCGCCGGCTCGATGTCATCGTATCGGAAAGCCAACGCCTGAGCCGCATGATCGGCAACGTTTTGACCTTCAGCCGCAACGAACGCCAACTGCTCACGCTGCATCCGTCGCCGGGCAACGCGGGAGATGTGTTGCGCAATGTCGCATCGCAGTTCGACACACCCCTGCGTAACCGGGGGATTCACATTGACCTCGACACCTCTAACTGCCGTGTCGCGGCATTTGACCGTGACGCGTTCGAGCAAATCGCGGGAAATCTCCTGAGTAATGTGGAGAAATACGCGATAGGCGGCGATAGCGTGCGAATAACATGCAAACAGGAAAATGACACCCTAATCCTCGAAGTCGCGGACAATGGTCCCGGCATACCCGCTCCCCATCACGAACGCATCTTCAAACCGTTCTACCGCGTGAGCGACAGGATCAACGACGGTGTCGCCGGCACGGGCCTCGGATTGACCATTGCGCGCGAGCTCGCGCGGCTTCACGGAGGCGACCTGACGCTTGAGCCGTCGGAGCGTGGCGCACATTTCAAAATCACGCTCCATGCCCCCATACACTTGATGGAAGACCAATCATGAAAGTACTGATAGCCGAAGACGACCCCAATACACGCGAAGGGCTTGCGGAAGTACTCCAACGCGAAGGCTACGACACGGTTTGCGCGGCCAACGGCACGGAAGCGCTCGATGTGTTTGAGCGTGAGAAACCCGACTTCGTGTGTCTCGACATCATGATGCCCGGGGTAGACGGATACGAAGTCTGCCGCGAAATTCGACGCCGCCAGACGCTCACTCCAATCATCTTCATCAGCGCCAAATCCGAAGAGATGGACAAGGTCGTCGGCCTCGAACTGGGTGCGGACGACTTCATCATGAAACCGTTCGGCGTGCGCGAAGTCATCGCCCGCATTCGCGCCGTTACCCGACGCTGCCTCGCCGCGCGAAGACACGATCCGGCAGTCGAATCGTTCAGCCTGCTCGACGTCGAAGTGTTTCCTTTGGAGCTGCGCGCTCGTCGCGGCAACGAGTCCATCGATCTCAGTCTTCGCGATGTGAAGATCCTGCAACTCCTCCACCGCAAATCAGGACAAGTCGTCACTCGCAACGAGTTCTTCGACGAATGCTGGGGCATCGACTACCTCCCCAACAGCCGTACCCTCGACCAGCACATCTCCCAATTGCGCAAACGCATCGAGCGAGACCCGCAAGCCCCCGCTATCATCAAGACCGTCCACGGCGTTGGATACCGCTACGAAAAATAGTCTGTTTCCAGGATGCAGGCGTCCTGGCTTCCTATTCTTTCGATCCGGCGTTCCTGTAAGCTGCTTTTAAGTCTCGCAGAATCGAAAGTCCCCAGCGTCCCCCATGATGGCCAGGAGTCTTTACATTGACTCGCGTACTCGGCTTCTTCGTCGACAACTTCCCTACTCCCATCGAGCTTGCCACACTGGGACCTGTGTGGTTGGCCTATGCCTTCGGAGCCCTGGGTCTGGCGGGTTGGCTCAAGCGCAAGCGCGGCTGGCGCACACCGTACACGCGCAAGACGTTCCACTTCCTCACGTTCGCCATGGCTGCGGCGCTCCAATGGCATTCCGGCACGCGCGCCGTCTGTCTCTTTGGCGCGATGACATCCCTCGCCATCTTCTTTGCCGTTTGGCGTGGTGACGGCAATCTTTTTTACGAAGCAATGGCCCGCGAGCGTGACGCGCCCCGCCGCACGCACTACATCTTCGTCCCCTATCTCGCTACACTTGTCGGGGGGGTATCCTCATCGCTCCTTTTCGGTCCCGCCGCGTTTACAGGATTTCTTGTGACCGGCCTGGGCGATGCCATTGGCGAACCCGTCGGCGCGCGCTTTGGCAAGCACCGGTACCCTGTCCCTTCGTTGCGAAGCGTGCCCTCCACACGCAGCCTGGAAGGATCGGCGGCCGTGTTCGCCGTCTCGGCGCTCTCGGTCGCCGTGGCGCTGATCGGCATCTTTCACATGCACCCTTCGCCGTTGGTGTGCATGCAAATACTCGGAATTGCCCTGGCATCCGCGTTGCTCGAAGCGATCTCCCCCCACGGCTGGGATAACGCAACCCTTCAAATTGCGCCTTCCTATCTTGTCTATCTCTTAGTTTAGGGAGAGGTAATCCATGCATTTCGGAGCTCCCCAGGAAACGAAGCGCATGCTTGCGGGTATTAACAAGTATAGAGTTTCTGTTAACCCGGATGACGGGACACGTATCCGCTGCGGAAAGGACCGCGTCTTCAGGGTTAGTTCCTTGTAGTAGCAGTTTTCGCACCACGCACGGAAGTTGCCTCGCACGCCTCTCCAGCGGTGGGAGATTCACCATGAAGTTGTCGCTGACCTCCTTTCGCCACATTCGAACGATCGCGAAGTGGATCCCTTTGGTCGCCTTGTGCCTGTTGGTTTCCAGTTGCCCCGATTCCATTGCAGGCGAGCGCCACGGTTCGCTCATTCGAGATGGCATCGAGCGCACCTACCGCATCTTCACGCCCATTACCACACCGAACGGCTGGAAGGTACCCTTGGTCATTGTGCTGCACGGCGGCGGTAGCACCGGAAATCAAGCCGCGTTGTACTCCCGGTTCGATGAGCTTGCGCGCAAGGAACGATTCATCGCCGTGTATCCCGACGCGTACGAACACCACTGGAACGATGGCCGGAAGGGAACCTCCTTTCCCTCCCAGCAGGAAAACATCGACGACGTGGGGTTCATCTTTGCGCTAACCTGGAAAATTAGGCGGGAACACACCATCGACACATCCCGCATCTACGTTACGGGCATGTCCAATGGCGGCATGATGACGTACCGTCTCGCGTGCGAGCTTCCCTTTCTTTTCGCGGCCGCCGCGCCAGTCATCGCAAACCTTCCTGAAGACCTGGAACCTGACTGCAATTCGACCACCCCCATACCCATGCTCATCATCAACGGCGAAGACGATCCAATCATGCCGTGGGATGGTGGAGAAATCGGCCCGGAACTGCCGGAAGAACTCCCTCTGCAGCATCGCGGCCGCGTCATTTCCGCTGAGGACACAGCCCTATTCTGGGCCGCACGCAACCAGTGTAAGACCGTGGGCGAAAAGACCTATCTGCCCGACAGCGACCCCTTTGATGACACGCGCGTGTGGGTCTTACCTTATACGAATGGGGCGCAAGACTCGGATGTGCTGCTCTACGGCGTCGAGGGCGGTGGCCATACCTGGCCCGGCAGCTTCCAATACCTCCCCGCCTTCGCCGTCGGCGAAGTCAGCAACGATATCGACGCCACACAAGTCATTTGGGAGTGGTTTTCCACGCACTCGCGGGACTAGGGCAAAGATGAGGACGACAGCGGGTCTCTCTATCGGTCCCTCTCGATGATTCCCGCACCGAGTACGTAATCGTACTTGTCGTAGAGCACGGCCCATTGTCCAGGGGTTACTGCGCGCTGGGGTTCGTGGAACTGAATGGTAAGTCGTTCCCCGTCTGGATGCGCGGTGCATGGAACCGCCCGGTTCTTATAGCGAATCTGCACCAGGCAATCGAAGGGACCGCTGTCGGCATCTTCTAATCCCCAGATCATCTGGCCTACAGAGAAGAACTCGATAAACGTGTCTTCTTCGCGTCCCACGACGAGTGTATTGTTCGCAACATCCAACTTCACCACGTAGTAGGGCCGTTCGGAGGCAATCCCCAACCCCTTCCGCTGACCTACCGTGTAGTGCATCAATCCCGAATGCACGCCGACGACCTGCCCCTGGGTATTCACAATAGGGCCCGGAGCCGGCACGTCCACGCGTTGCGCCAGGAAGTTCCGGTAATTGTCGTCGGGCACAAAGCAAATCTCCTGGCTCTCCGGCTTCTCCGCCGTACCCAGTCCAAGCGATCGCGCGATTTCCCGCGTCCGCTCCTTGGTCAAGTCTCCCAAGGGGAACATGGCGCGGCGAAGTTGATCTTGAGCCAGCCCTGCAAGCGTGTAACTCTGGTCCTTGTTCAGATCCAGCGCGCGCCGCAGCACGGACTTACCGGACCTCTGCTCGACACGCGCATAGTGCCCCGTGGCAATGCGATCCGCCTCAATGGCGAGTGCCTTCTCGTAGAGGGCGCCAAACTTCACGCGCTGGTTACACCGTGCGCAGGGGTTGGGAGTCCTTCCCGCCATATATTCTTGGATGAAGTCGGAGATGACTTCCTTTTCAAATCGCTGCACGTAATTGAGCACATAGTGAGGAATCCCGAGGGCATCGGCCACGCGGCGCGCGTCGTTGGCCGCGTCGAGCGTGCAACACGCCTTGTCGGACGATTCCCGCCCTTCGCCCGACGCCACTCGCATGGTCATTCCGATGACGTCATACCCTTGTTCGACAAGAAGGGCCGCCGCGACGGAGCTGTCCACTCCCCCGCTCATAGCAACAATAATACGCGCACGGTGAGACATGATGGATTGGAGACCGGCTTAGACCGCCGCGTCAGACGGGGCGGCGTTGGAGATCAGGATTCGGCAACGCTTGCTGCTCGGGTGGCGCGGCCAGAGCCGGGTCAGTGCCCACCGCCTTCATGACGCATTTGCCTTCGAACAAAACGCCCTCGGCGATGGCGACTCGCGGCGCGGTAATGTCTCCGACCAGTTTGCCCGGCGATACGATGTCGAGCCGCTCGGAAGCAGTCACGTTGCCCTCAACTTCGCCACTTATGGAAATAGTCCCCGAAACCAGATCCGCCTTCACGCGGCCCGTTTCGTGAACCGTGATGCTTTCGTCACTATGCACCTTGCCCGAAACAACGCCTTCGATACGCACCGAGCCTTTCGACTTGATGTCCCCGATTATCGTGGTCCCTTGACCGATAATCGTCACAACACGCGCGTCTCCCACGGAGCGCTTCTGTCGAGCTTCAAGCATAGATTCTAGAACCCCAAGTATTTTTCTGCGTCCACCGCTTTGCCCTTGATCCGAACTTCGTAGTGGACGTGGGGGCCCGTACTGCGGCCGGTGCTTCCGAGTTTTCCAATTTCCTGATTGCGCCGGACCTTGTCGCCCTGCCGCACCGTGGTCTTGTTCAAGTGGCCGTAGACCGTCACCGTGTCGCCGCCGTGATCGATCTTGACGCAATAGCCCAGATACTTATCGTAACCGGAGAAGATTACCACACCCGCGCCTGTCGCCACCACCGACGAATTCACGGGCGCGGCAACGTCCGTACCTTCGTGCCTGCGAAGGTCTCGCGTGAACGGATCTTTGCGATAACCGAACCGCGACGTAATCTTGCCTTTTCCGTTGCGCACCGGCCAGATCGCCGGGCGGCGCTCCACCTGGGCCCTCGCCGCCATCGTCGAAGACTCGTATTCACGAAGGCTGTCCCGGCGCAGATTGATTTCCTGGACAATTAGATCGGCTGAAGGCCGGTAAACCCCATTAATCACACTGGGCGGACGCATCAGCACGTCCCGGCTGAAATCCACGTCATCATCCACATCCGAACCCGTCGGTGGGCCACCCTTTCCTCCCTCTTCCGAAACGGCCCCGCCCACGTAACCCGCGGGCGTGTTGCTCTTCGGGGGAAGTCCATTGATTTGGCGGAAACGAGTCTCAAGATCGTACAACTCGCTCAACTCGCCGGTGATGGTGGCGATCCGCGCCTCGTACTCTTCGCGGATGGTCTGTTCAATCTTCTGGCGGTCCTGCTCGGAGAGTTTTGCGGGACTTTCCTGCGCCGCACCCGCCAAGCCCATCTCGCGCTTGTCTCGCTCCAAACGGTCAATGCTGTGACGAGCGACCAAGTTGCTTTTATATAGGAAGGCAGATGTAAACGAAAGGAGGGCAAAAACGCCTACAACAAGCCATACCTGAACCGAATATAGATTTAAGCTGCGCGTGTTCCCCGCTCCATGGGGAATCAGCATCACAGTCCATCGCTTCATGCAGATGTTGCTCCAAACTCATTGCAAAGACCGGAGCACACATAGATAGTCATAACTCGGCTCCAATCCGCTGACAACTTACGTATCGGTTGAGAATACGTCCCCGCTTCTGCGAAATTGGCTTTGCGCTAAACGTCCGCACTATAGCACGCACCCTCTTTCAAGTCAACCGATAAAATTCTTGACGCACGAAAGTTATTCATATTTGAATAACTCAACCTACCCGTCGGCACGGCCCGAACAGACGTCTTAGCACGCCTCCGGGAACCTCTTGTTTATAGGCCGATCCCCTCATGGCCCGTACTGGAATCCGCAAACGATCTTTGATACGCAGTTATCTTCCTAATCGATTCCGTCAACCAATACCCCTGATAATGCACCTACCAAAGGAGGCTTTCCCCTCTTATCCCTCATCCCTATGGACCAGTTGCATGGATCGGATGGACTGTTTTTCGGAAAAACGCGCCGATAACGGCATCGCCCTACGGAGCAGAGTGGCCAAGCACATCGGCATAGGGATGCAGCGCAAACCAGCGCCGGCTTCCCGCACCCAGCGAGCGAACGGTGAGCGTACAGGGTCTTCCCGGCGTCAGATACTCGCGAGGTACACGGAGATAGAACAAGCCCGCGCAATCTTCTTTCGTCATCTTTCTCGGCACGAAGTTCAGGGTTACCTTGCCCGTCTCATCTTTCCAATCCACCCGGCCGTGCCCCACGTCGAAACCGATTGCATCTTTTCCGTCAATCGAGAGCATGAAGCCATCCGTCTGCGGCTCGGATATCCACCCGAGGCCACCCGCAAACACGAAGGTAATCCCTTCCTCCGAAAACGGCTCGGGAACAGCCGCCGTCTTCCACTCCAACGCTCGCCCTGCTTCCGTCTGGCGCACGACCAACACCTCGGCAATCTGCTTCCGATAGGAAAACGACTGGCCCTTTTCCAGCTCGGTGCTGAGAGTTTCCGCATAGCCTTCCACAAAGGGCCCTTCAAACTGGGGCATTTCGATTGCGCGCTCCCGTAGGATGCTCTCCGGCATGGCCGCCCCCGGATTGGGGAACGAGCCCGCGTATTCGATGAGCTGTGACGTCAGCCATTCGGCCTCGGGACACGCGGCACCGTCATCCGATGCATCCAGGTTCAACCCGCAGACAACGACTGCTCCTTCTCCAACCGACGCTTCGAAGAGCAGACCCTTGTTTCGGCAAACGTGGACGACCTCGATTCCTCGCAGGATCACGTTGGGCCGCACGGGCAACTCGTCCAACAGATACCCTTCGCTTCCTTCCAGCAAGCGGTACCACGAGGTGTCGCACCAGCCCTCCGGAGCCATGTCCCGCGTCACCGGATGCTCGTAAACCACCGTACCCGCGTTGTTGTCGTCTGGACTGCCCGACCACCACGCCGTCTTATACCGAACGGGTGCGGCAGTGGTAAACATGAGAGGCTTGTACAACACGAGCGACGCCCCCGCCAAGACGGCGTCCACCAATTCCGGCGTCA
This sequence is a window from Candidatus Hydrogenedentota bacterium. Protein-coding genes within it:
- the lptB gene encoding LPS export ABC transporter ATP-binding protein; translation: MNAIGLVKQFKRRSVVNNVSIELNPGEVVGLLGPNGAGKTTTFRMIVGMLRPTRGTIWFCGKDVTKFPMYKRARAGMAYLPQEPSVFRKLTVRQNILAVLEHQKLKSAERKQRAEELMTDLSILHLADSPAYTLSGGERRRTEICRALATRPKAFLLDEPFAGIDPIAVADLQDIVSALKNIGIGVLITDHNVRETLEITDRAYIISEGQISVAGTSQEIANDPIARRTYLGDRFRMDFE
- a CDS encoding VWA domain-containing protein; its protein translation is MTPMTRTALRHFSRAILALLLLGAIAWAESVDVALEIANPVLLKNQKTTTYLRLSMTGKEPADAEHRAPVNVAFVIDKSGSMQGEKIARAKEAIRMAIEKLRSDDIVSVVAYDTNVRVLVPATKLTDKQPVYSAVAQLNADGSTALFAGVSKGATELRKFLDKDRVNRIVLLSDGIANVGPSSPGDLAELGTSLGREGIAVTTIGLGLDYNEDLMTKLAQSSDGNHMFAENAADLEQTFMREFGDVLTVVAQEVKVEINCADGVRPVRMLGREADIAGQKVTLTLNQLYGGQTKYAIVEVEVPVNFAADSPGTVSDIAGALVKYRDIEGQSPHSFTRMVSTRFTDSSEEVEKNVNTDVMTAAIYQIGVERNIMAMQLRDEGKVEEARQALFSNVYYLEQNADLYGDAKLKEEAARNSSNAANVATPFWGLERKKMKADQYQSINQQKAR
- a CDS encoding HAMP domain-containing histidine kinase; its protein translation is MKPKLAVIYFLIIVAPLAAVTWLGIVVSRNETAMVRVRFNELMAGRLNDIAAQISALLEQRERELMAQWPTDALTAELLRERARSSGIVRQYFVLDPRGTLLYPSPAETLTKDEQDFLTRTRTIWERSEIPGPETETQAQSTAVQQDSVNPITQFKKAAPPPVTIKGWHSGYWGSGIQLLFWWREESGRLVGAELNEVRLMADIVGLLPEASALPDARIELNDSQDAVVYQWGDYLGTEGNRAPVQLALAPPLGSWHLSYIVPDDSQGAPLWFGMASGIATLALACAGLAVYFYRENTRALREAQQRVTFVNQVSHELKTPLTNIRMYAEVLQEDLSETDERIRRRLDVIVSESQRLSRMIGNVLTFSRNERQLLTLHPSPGNAGDVLRNVASQFDTPLRNRGIHIDLDTSNCRVAAFDRDAFEQIAGNLLSNVEKYAIGGDSVRITCKQENDTLILEVADNGPGIPAPHHERIFKPFYRVSDRINDGVAGTGLGLTIARELARLHGGDLTLEPSERGAHFKITLHAPIHLMEDQS
- a CDS encoding response regulator transcription factor, with amino-acid sequence MKVLIAEDDPNTREGLAEVLQREGYDTVCAANGTEALDVFEREKPDFVCLDIMMPGVDGYEVCREIRRRQTLTPIIFISAKSEEMDKVVGLELGADDFIMKPFGVREVIARIRAVTRRCLAARRHDPAVESFSLLDVEVFPLELRARRGNESIDLSLRDVKILQLLHRKSGQVVTRNEFFDECWGIDYLPNSRTLDQHISQLRKRIERDPQAPAIIKTVHGVGYRYEK
- a CDS encoding prolyl oligopeptidase family serine peptidase codes for the protein MKLSLTSFRHIRTIAKWIPLVALCLLVSSCPDSIAGERHGSLIRDGIERTYRIFTPITTPNGWKVPLVIVLHGGGSTGNQAALYSRFDELARKERFIAVYPDAYEHHWNDGRKGTSFPSQQENIDDVGFIFALTWKIRREHTIDTSRIYVTGMSNGGMMTYRLACELPFLFAAAAPVIANLPEDLEPDCNSTTPIPMLIINGEDDPIMPWDGGEIGPELPEELPLQHRGRVISAEDTALFWAARNQCKTVGEKTYLPDSDPFDDTRVWVLPYTNGAQDSDVLLYGVEGGGHTWPGSFQYLPAFAVGEVSNDIDATQVIWEWFSTHSRD
- the mnmA gene encoding tRNA 2-thiouridine(34) synthase MnmA — encoded protein: MSHRARIIVAMSGGVDSSVAAALLVEQGYDVIGMTMRVASGEGRESSDKACCTLDAANDARRVADALGIPHYVLNYVQRFEKEVISDFIQEYMAGRTPNPCARCNQRVKFGALYEKALAIEADRIATGHYARVEQRSGKSVLRRALDLNKDQSYTLAGLAQDQLRRAMFPLGDLTKERTREIARSLGLGTAEKPESQEICFVPDDNYRNFLAQRVDVPAPGPIVNTQGQVVGVHSGLMHYTVGQRKGLGIASERPYYVVKLDVANNTLVVGREEDTFIEFFSVGQMIWGLEDADSGPFDCLVQIRYKNRAVPCTAHPDGERLTIQFHEPQRAVTPGQWAVLYDKYDYVLGAGIIERDR
- a CDS encoding polymer-forming cytoskeletal protein; this encodes MLEARQKRSVGDARVVTIIGQGTTIIGDIKSKGSVRIEGVVSGKVHSDESITVHETGRVKADLVSGTISISGEVEGNVTASERLDIVSPGKLVGDITAPRVAIAEGVLFEGKCVMKAVGTDPALAAPPEQQALPNPDLQRRPV
- a CDS encoding M23 family metallopeptidase, which codes for MKRWTVMLIPHGAGNTRSLNLYSVQVWLVVGVFALLSFTSAFLYKSNLVARHSIDRLERDKREMGLAGAAQESPAKLSEQDRQKIEQTIREEYEARIATITGELSELYDLETRFRQINGLPPKSNTPAGYVGGAVSEEGGKGGPPTGSDVDDDVDFSRDVLMRPPSVINGVYRPSADLIVQEINLRRDSLREYESSTMAARAQVERRPAIWPVRNGKGKITSRFGYRKDPFTRDLRRHEGTDVAAPVNSSVVATGAGVVIFSGYDKYLGYCVKIDHGGDTVTVYGHLNKTTVRQGDKVRRNQEIGKLGSTGRSTGPHVHYEVRIKGKAVDAEKYLGF